The Hevea brasiliensis isolate MT/VB/25A 57/8 chromosome 1, ASM3005281v1, whole genome shotgun sequence genome has a window encoding:
- the LOC110646723 gene encoding uncharacterized protein LOC110646723 isoform X2 has protein sequence MEKKQEEIRLEKEIVIPILKSQLIRTLTGRIGDPSVRAEFLKLCKRVEYTIRAWYHLQFEDMMYLYSLFDPDTGVQKLEQQNLTPDEIDILEQNFLTCLFQVMDKSHFKIATDEEMDIALSGQYLLNLPITVDDSKLDKELLTSYFDKHHHERLPDFADKYIIFRRGIGIDRTTDYFILEKVDILIARFWAFLLRVTRLEEILAKRSHGRRKKVPRKNNENNPAVDQEFELEKRIRLENMEISISNLLSKTTIQEPAFERIIVVYRYQQSLATYQYLITHFLYDKQLDSGRGTLLHLCDNVIQQEVKEVIIAYFILMVQGKAAREDLDKRCEHLIKTEFGKSCNFDVDDAVQKLEKLGIIAQDLLGQYSCVNITRANEIIGTTTEERVLDVKQGNAKP, from the exons GAGATCCTTCTGTTCGAGCTGAGTTTCTAAAGCTATGCAAGAGAGTTGAGTACACAATTCGAGCTTGGTACCATCTGCAGTTTGAAGATATGATG TACCTTTATTCCCTCTTTGACCCTGATACTGGGGTTCAGAAGTTGGAGCAGCAAAACTTAACCCCTGACGAAATTGATATACTTGAACAGAATTTTCTAACATGCCTTTTTCAG GTGATGGATAAGAGTCACTTCAAAATAGCAACTGATGAGGAAATGGATATTGCACTTTCAGGGCAGTATCTTTTAAATCTTCCAATAACAGTTGATGATTCTAAG CTTGACAAGGAACTTTTGACAAGCTACTTTGATAAGCACCATCATGAAAGGCTTCCTGACTTTGCTGATAAG TACATTATCTTTCGACGAGGGATTGGAATTGATCGTACAACTGATTACTTTATCTTGGAGAAAGTGGACATTCTCATTGCACGTTTTTGGGCATTTCTTTTAAGAGTGACACG GCTAGAAGAAATTTTGGCCAAAAGGTCACATGGACGACGCAAGAAAGTTCCAAGGAAGAATAATGAAAATAACCCTGCGGTAGATCAGGAATTTGAACTTGAAAAACGAATTCGTCTAGAAAATATGGAAATAAG TATTAGTAATTTGCTGAGCAAGACTACAATACAGGAGCCTGCCTTTGAAAGGATAATAGTAGTATACAG GTATCAGCAGAGCTTGGCTACATATCAGTACCTAATTACACATTTCTTGTATGACAAACAACTAGATAGTGGAAGGGGTACGCTTCTTCACCTGTGTGACAATGTCATTCAACAGGAA GTCAAAGAAGTTATCATTGCATACTTTATATTGATGGTACAGGGAAAAGCCGCGAGGGAG GATTTGGATAAGCGTTGTGAACACCTAATCAAAACAGAGTTTGGCAAGAGCTGTAATTTTGATGTGGATGATGCAGTCCAAAAATTAGAGAAGCTGGGTATCATTGCACAG GATCTCCTCGGACAGTATAGTTGCGTTAATATAACACGCGCTAATGAAATTATTGGCACCACAACTGAGGAGCGTGTCCTTGATGTGAAACAGGGCAATGCCAAGCCTTGA
- the LOC110646723 gene encoding uncharacterized protein LOC110646723 isoform X1 — MEKKQEEIRLEKEIVIPILKSQLIRTLTGRIGDPSVRAEFLKLCKRVEYTIRAWYHLQFEDMMYLYSLFDPDTGVQKLEQQNLTPDEIDILEQNFLTCLFQVMDKSHFKIATDEEMDIALSGQYLLNLPITVDDSKLDKELLTSYFDKHHHERLPDFADKYIIFRRGIGIDRTTDYFILEKVDILIARFWAFLLRVTRLEEILAKRSHGRRKKVPRKNNENNPAVDQEFELEKRIRLENMEISISNLLSKTTIQEPAFERIIVVYRKASTKTKKERGIYVKQFQEIPMADMEIVLPEKKNPGLTPVDWVWFLGSAILGLVAVINSLGVPMADLWVLFAVISTVIGYFAKIYFTYQQSLATYQYLITHFLYDKQLDSGRGTLLHLCDNVIQQEVKEVIIAYFILMVQGKAAREDLDKRCEHLIKTEFGKSCNFDVDDAVQKLEKLGIIAQDLLGQYSCVNITRANEIIGTTTEERVLDVKQGNAKP; from the exons GAGATCCTTCTGTTCGAGCTGAGTTTCTAAAGCTATGCAAGAGAGTTGAGTACACAATTCGAGCTTGGTACCATCTGCAGTTTGAAGATATGATG TACCTTTATTCCCTCTTTGACCCTGATACTGGGGTTCAGAAGTTGGAGCAGCAAAACTTAACCCCTGACGAAATTGATATACTTGAACAGAATTTTCTAACATGCCTTTTTCAG GTGATGGATAAGAGTCACTTCAAAATAGCAACTGATGAGGAAATGGATATTGCACTTTCAGGGCAGTATCTTTTAAATCTTCCAATAACAGTTGATGATTCTAAG CTTGACAAGGAACTTTTGACAAGCTACTTTGATAAGCACCATCATGAAAGGCTTCCTGACTTTGCTGATAAG TACATTATCTTTCGACGAGGGATTGGAATTGATCGTACAACTGATTACTTTATCTTGGAGAAAGTGGACATTCTCATTGCACGTTTTTGGGCATTTCTTTTAAGAGTGACACG GCTAGAAGAAATTTTGGCCAAAAGGTCACATGGACGACGCAAGAAAGTTCCAAGGAAGAATAATGAAAATAACCCTGCGGTAGATCAGGAATTTGAACTTGAAAAACGAATTCGTCTAGAAAATATGGAAATAAG TATTAGTAATTTGCTGAGCAAGACTACAATACAGGAGCCTGCCTTTGAAAGGATAATAGTAGTATACAG GAAAGCAAGTACCAAAACAAAAAAGGAACGAGGAATCTATGTGAAGCAGTTCCAAGAAATTCCAATGGCTGATATGGAAATAGTTCTT CCTGAAAAGAAGAATCCTGGGTTAACTCCAGTGGACTGGGTTTGGTTCCTGGGTTCTGCTATACTTGGGCTG GTTGCTGTAATTAACTCACTTGGAGTGCCTATGGCAGATCTTTGGGTCCTTTTTGCCGTCATTTCTACAGTGATTGGTTACTTTGCTAAGATATACTTCAC GTATCAGCAGAGCTTGGCTACATATCAGTACCTAATTACACATTTCTTGTATGACAAACAACTAGATAGTGGAAGGGGTACGCTTCTTCACCTGTGTGACAATGTCATTCAACAGGAA GTCAAAGAAGTTATCATTGCATACTTTATATTGATGGTACAGGGAAAAGCCGCGAGGGAG GATTTGGATAAGCGTTGTGAACACCTAATCAAAACAGAGTTTGGCAAGAGCTGTAATTTTGATGTGGATGATGCAGTCCAAAAATTAGAGAAGCTGGGTATCATTGCACAG GATCTCCTCGGACAGTATAGTTGCGTTAATATAACACGCGCTAATGAAATTATTGGCACCACAACTGAGGAGCGTGTCCTTGATGTGAAACAGGGCAATGCCAAGCCTTGA
- the LOC110650034 gene encoding LRR receptor-like serine/threonine-protein kinase RPK2, producing MVVTWFLFVALASSVVSSTLVEPPVLNDTAALLDFKESISLDPSNLLGGWTPNSDCCSWYGVACDEFSRRVIALNFTAGSLTSFLAGTLPDSIGDLTELRALVIPHNAFFGEIPVSLSKLQFLEVLELQGNNLSGRIPDQISILQSLRVLNLSFNSFAGEIPASLIGYGKLQAIDLSNNLLTGEIKLDNSSKCLFLRHLKLSNNLLDKSIPKEIGQCKNLRILLLDGNLLQGRIPSEIGQISELRVLDVSTNSLTERIPKELGYCRKLSVLVLTNSSNFVGNGNGDWDNGSGLEFNAFDEGIPYEVLMLPSLQILWAPRGNLGGRLPSNWSDSCSLRVLHLGFNSFKGVVPKGLRVCKNLTFLDLSSNYLVGYLPMRLQVSCMVYFNVSRNNMSGVLPSFSEGSCDNSMISFGQDPNFLDVEDVQIAYSNIPVWGPQMRNPLGSKMDEDFVINHDFSWNQFAGLLPLFSVGNEFLATKNKPAYRLLLNNNMFNGSFPDELVSSCNDLLSFSVNLSANHISGEIHDSLYLSCVSMTQFEAAYNQISGSLPPSIGNLKKLQCLDLRGNRLSGNLPNQLRNLRLVKSILMGSNNVAGGIPSELGQLNSLTVLDLSHNAITGTIPESLTNAQNLEIVLLNNNALSGEIPSSFSTLSNLSMLDVSFNHLSGHIPQLQHTIDCDWFRGNLFLEQCPDPTSNSPPDSNGDGKWQRHRNKKTVIIAVVVSASFVLCISLVVVAVSVHGRKKFGRLSNLGGKVLVTFADAPAELSYDSVVRATGNFSTRNLIGTGGFGSTYKAELAPGYLVAVKRLSLGRFQGIQQFDAEIRTLGRIRHKNLVTLIGYYVGEAEMFLIYNYLSGGNLQTFIHERSSKSVKWSVIYNIALDIAHALAYLHYSCVPRILHRDIKPSNILLDEELNAYLSDFGLARLLEVSQTHATTDVAGTFGYVAPEYATTCRVSDKSDVYSFGVVMLELISGKKSLDPSFSEYGNGFNIVAWAKLLIKEGRSSELFSVELWEAGPKEHLLGMLKLASTCTVESLSVRPSMKQVLEKLKHLKL from the coding sequence ATGGTGGTTACTTGGTTTCTTTTTGTTGCTTTGGCCTCTTCTGTGGTAAGTTCCACATTGGTTGAACCTCCCGTTCTTAACGACACCGCCGCACTTCTTGATTTCAAGGAGTCGATTTCTCTAGACCCTTCAAATCTTCTTGGTGGTTGGACCCCAAATAGTGATTGCTGCAGCTGGTATGGAGTCGCCTGTGATGAATTTTCTAGGAGAGTTATTGCCTTGAACTTCACTGCTGGCAGTTTGACGTCATTCCTCGCCGGAACTCTGCCTGATTCTATTGGTGACCTGACGGAGTTGAGAGCTTTGGTCATTCCTCACAACGCTTTTTTCGGTGAGATTCCAGTGAGTTTGAGCAAGCTTCAGTTTTTGGAGGTTTTGGAGCTTCAAGGAAATAACTTGTCCGGGAGAATTCCTGATCAGATAAGCATTCTTCAGTCTCTTAGGGTGCTTAATTTATCGTTTAATTCGTTCGCTGGTGAAATTCCAGCTAGTTTAATTGGCTATGGGAAATTGCAAGCTATTGATTTATCCAATAATCTGCTTACTGGTGAGATCAAACTTGATAATTCAAGTAAGTGTTTGTTTTTGAGACACTTGAAGCTCTCTAATAACCTTTTGGACAAGAGTATTCCCAAGGAGATTGGTCAGTGCAAGAATTTGAGGATTTTGTTGCTTGATGGAAACCTTTTACAAGGTAGGATTCCGTCTGAGATTGGTCAGATTTCAGAGCTTCGTGTCCTCGATGTTTCCACTAATAGTCTCACTGAGAGGATCCCAAAGGAGTTGGGTTATTGTCGAAAACTCTCTGTCTTGGTGTTAACTAATTCAAGCAAttttgttggcaatggaaacggTGATTGGGATAATGGCAGTGGGCTAGAGTTCAATGCTTTTGATGAGGGTATTCCTTATGAGGTCTTGATGCTTCCAAGTTTGCAGATTTTGTGGGCACCTAGAGGGAATCTTGGTGGACGGTTGCCTAGCAATTGGAGTGATTCGTGCTCACTTAGAGTTCTCCATTTGGGCTTCAATTCTTTCAAGGGTGTGGTGCCAAAGGGTTTGAGGGTGTGTAAGAACCTTACTTTCTTGGATTTGAGTTCCAATTACTTGGTGGGTTACCTTCCTATGCGACTGCAAGTTTCTTGTATGGTGTATTTCAATGTTAGTCGAAATAATATGTCTGGTGTTCTtccaagttttagtgaaggcagTTGTGATAATAGCATGATCTCTTTTGGTCAAGATCCTAACTTTTTGGATGTGGAGGATGTACAAATTGCATACTCTAACATTCCGGTCTGGGGTCCTCAGATGAGAAATCCTTTGGGGTCAAAGATGGATGAAGACTTCGTTATTAACCATGATTTTAGTTGGAACCAATTTGCTGGTTTGTTGCCTTTGTTCTCAGTAGGAAATGAATTCTTGGCCACTAAGAATAAACCTGCATACAGGTTGTTGTTGAACAATAACATGTTTAATGGGTCTTTTCCTGATGAATTAGTCTCAAGTTGTAATGATCTGCTGAGCTTCTCTGTGAATTTGAGTGCAAACCATATATCTGGTGAGATTCATGATTCATTGTATCTTAGTTGTGTATCGATGACACAGTTTGAAGCAGCATATAATCAGATTAGTGGTTCACTACCTCCCAGTATTGGCAACTTGAAGAAGCTTCAATGTTTAGACTTGAGAGGAAACAGACTATCTGGAAATCTACCTAATCAGTTAAGGAATCTGagacttgtgaaatcaattctcaTGGGAAGCAACAATGTAGCAGGAGGTATTCCATCTGAACTTGGTCAGTTGAATTCTCTTACAGTTTTAGATCTGTCTCATAATGCCATAACAGGAACCATCCCTGAAAGTTTGACAAATGCCCAAAATCTTGAAATCGTGTTACTCAACAACAATGCGCTTTCTGGGGAGATACCATCATCTTTCTCAACCCTTTCCAATCTTTCCATGTTAGATGTTTCTTTCAATCACCTTTCAGGTCATATACCCCAACTTCAACATACGATTGACTGTGATTGGTTTAGAGGGAATTTGTTTCTGGAACAATGCCCAGATCCAACCTCTAACTCACCACCTGATTCAAATGGAGATGGAAAATGGCAAAGACACAGAAATAAGAAGACTGTTATAATTGCAGTGGTTGTTTCTGCTTCCTTTGTACTTTGTATTTCCTTGGTGGTAGTTGCAGTCAGTGTTCATGGAAGGAAAAAGTTTGGTAGACTCTCAAACTTGGGAGGCAAAGTACTAGTGACTTTTGCAGATGCTCCAGCTGAATTGAGCTATGACAGTGTGGTCAGAGCAACTGGGAATTTCAGTACTAGGAATCTCATTGGCACAGGTGGCTTTGGGTCAACTTACAAAGCAGAATTGGCCCCAGGTTACCTTGTAGCAGTAAAGCGGCTCTCCCTGGGCAGATTTCAGGGAATTCAACAGTTTGATGCGGAGATCAGAACGCTTGGAAGAATTCGACATAAGAACCTTGTGACTTTGATCGGATATTATGTGGGAGAAGCTGAAATGTTCTTAATTTACAATTATCTTTCTGGTGGGAACCTTCAAACCTTCATACATGAAAGGTCAAGCAAAAGTGTAAAATGGTCGGTGATTTACAATATAGCTCTTGACATAGCTCATGCTTTAGCTTACCTGCACTACTCATGTGTGCCCCGAATACTTCATCGGGATATTAAGCCTAGTAACATCCTGCTGGATGAGGAGCTTAATGCCTACCTATCAGACTTTGGTTTGGCTAGGCTTTTAGAAGTTTCTCAGACCCATGCCACAACAGATGTAGCTGGCACATTTGGTTATGTCGCACCAGAATATGCAACCACATGCAGGGTTTCTGACAAGTCAGATGTTTATAGCTTTGGTGTAGTGATGTTGGAATTGATATCAGGAAAGAAATCCCTTGATCCGTCATTTTCTGAGTATGGGAATGGCTTCAACATTGTTGCTTGGGCCAAATTGTTGATCAAGGAGGGACGTTCTTCAGAGCTCTTCTCTGTGGAACTATGGGAAGCAGGGCCTAAGGAGCATCTGTTGGGAATgctaaagcttgcttcaacctgcacaGTAGAGTCGCTTTCTGTGCGGCCGTCAATGAAGCAGGTTCTTGAGAAATTGAAACATTTAAAATTGTAA